The following nucleotide sequence is from Flavobacterium sp. N1736.
ATAACAGTTGATAAAATCAGTATAGCGCTTGTCTGCGCTGGCACTTATTGATGACGTTATTCGCCTTTGATTGGCAATATTATTTCGATCGTCCATCATTTTTACTGTTTCGATAAAAGCAGGACAGCGCTGGAATAGTTCTAAAACATCTTGTCTTGAAATCATTAGAAGTTCGGTATCTTCCCAAGCTTCAATATTATAAACTGACGGTGTAGACATTGTATAGCTTTCCCTGTCTCCAACCCACCAATTTTCGATGGCTAGCTGTATAACATGTTCTGCACCTTTATCATCTACAGTATATTGACGCATCGAACCTTTCAGAATAAATCCAAAATGCCTGCAAATGTCTCCTTCTTGTAAAAAGTATTGTTTTTTCCGTAGTTTTTTATGGGTAAAATAGCTTTTTACCGTCTCAAAATCCTTTTCTGAGATACCACTGGACGAGTGTTGATTAATATAATCTAATAATTGTTCCATTATTTCTTCCTTGGCGTAAAATTAAGTATTTTTTTTGATAGTTGTTCGTTCAAACAGCGAGGCATTACATTAACCTCTTGATAGTTTTTAATTACTGTGATCTCTAACTATTTATTTAAACAACTATTCTAATAATACATAGACATTTGTCTTCTTTTTTTGTCGACATTTATCATCTTTGCATTACTTCAGTTTCATGAACTTTGCTTTTATAAATAAGAAAATAAAATATATGTCACGTTTCAATTTACCTTTTTTGTTGATTAGTATAGTATTATGTTGTTCTGTAAACCAAGTAAAAGCTCAGGTTTTCGAAAAAACACCGGAACTTCATGGCGACATTGTCGTGTTTCCAATTACCCTTGTCAATGCTTTCCCTTTTATTTCAGGGACAGTTAATGGTGTCGAAGGCAAATTCATGTTCGATACAGGAAGTGCGGCTACCATTGCGCTCAATGATAATTTTATCAAACTGCCCAATAAAAAAATAAAAGGCAACGGTGTTGTTGCCAGTGGACAAACCTTTAATACCAGTATAAATGATACTATCCGCGAAATCAAGTTTACAAATGGTATTACGTATCAGAATCTGGAAAATATCACCAGTGCAAATTATGATTTTCTACAAAAGTACATCACACCAGACTGCAGCGGCTATATTGGTCATAATTTCTTTAACGGTTATCTTTTTAAGCTGGACTACCTCAGCAGGAAAATTACATTTTATAAAAATTCTGCCGAACGCAGCAATTCCAAAGATTTTTTAGCAAATGAAAAGGTTCTGGCTGTTATTGATTTCGAGATTCGAAAATTACCAAATCATCCTATCATTAAAGTAAAAATAGATGGTGTCAGTGTTTTAGGTGCATTTGATACAGGACAATATGGATTATTACAATTAGATTCTGCTTCTGATAAATTGCTTAAAAGCAAAGGATCGGTTATTAATCTTGGTACAGACGGCAGTGGCGATACG
It contains:
- a CDS encoding retroviral-like aspartic protease family protein — translated: MSRFNLPFLLISIVLCCSVNQVKAQVFEKTPELHGDIVVFPITLVNAFPFISGTVNGVEGKFMFDTGSAATIALNDNFIKLPNKKIKGNGVVASGQTFNTSINDTIREIKFTNGITYQNLENITSANYDFLQKYITPDCSGYIGHNFFNGYLFKLDYLSRKITFYKNSAERSNSKDFLANEKVLAVIDFEIRKLPNHPIIKVKIDGVSVLGAFDTGQYGLLQLDSASDKLLKSKGSVINLGTDGSGDTLLNVKNIVLDGKFKCVLKGLELSDLEGTQITRKALGITEPNLLDIGYRFFSQYKTVWDYTNKKIYILEY
- a CDS encoding Crp/Fnr family transcriptional regulator; protein product: MEQLLDYINQHSSSGISEKDFETVKSYFTHKKLRKKQYFLQEGDICRHFGFILKGSMRQYTVDDKGAEHVIQLAIENWWVGDRESYTMSTPSVYNIEAWEDTELLMISRQDVLELFQRCPAFIETVKMMDDRNNIANQRRITSSISASADKRYTDFINCYPNLLERFPQHIIASYLGITKDTLSRIKRQLLQKE